A window of the Gossypium arboreum isolate Shixiya-1 chromosome 2, ASM2569848v2, whole genome shotgun sequence genome harbors these coding sequences:
- the LOC108468944 gene encoding probable membrane-associated kinase regulator 1: MESYEEKREVEDEEQEEALSLCDLPVNLIEEKELKNEENGEPSQEEDFNFGSWPGHGGSFRSEPEMCVADEVFFKGQILPLRHSVSSDTGFRRHDSHNMSRSLSRSESMDHGSLSRFTSVSSSSTRSSSHYSTSSTNSKPGMKIRNNFNTHPSPKPQIRSTRTAVNSRIQRSSSMWDFFKIGLVRAPELGLQDLKMKPRNKNSVSRNSSCNSSNSSSSTKLVNNGSSTAEVSKNQQESNKGLVEKRMGLFSGCTCSVNAVETVPLNNNNNIKNSDKDKTTSHAAAAIEDKKKKKQALSRHRTFEWIKELSHATSYVDEA, translated from the coding sequence ATGGAGAGTTACGAAGAAAAACGGGAAGTTGAGGATGAAGAACAAGAAGAGGCTTTGTCACTCTGTGATTTGCctgtgaatttgattgaagaaaaggaactgaaaaatgaagaaaatggtgAACCATCACAAGAAGAAGATTTCAACTTCGGTTCATGGCCTGGCCATGGTGGTTCGTTTAGGTCCGAACCAGAAATGTGTGTAGCTGATGAAGTGTTCTTCAAAGGCCAAATCTTACCTTTGCGTCACTCAGTGAGTTCCGACACCGGGTTCCGCCGTCATGACAGCCACAACATGTCCCGGTCCTTGTCGAGGTCAGAATCCATGGACCATGGTTCATTAAGTAGGTTCACAAGTGTGAGTAGCAGTAGCACTAGGAGCAGTAGCCATTACTCAACGAGTAGTACTAACTCGAAACCCGGTATGAAAATCCGAAACAACTTCAACACACACCCGAGCCCAAAACCTCAAATCCGATCAACCCGAACCGCCGTCAACAGTCGAATCCAACGATCATCGTCGATGTGGGATTTTTTCAAGATAGGTTTGGTTCGAGCACCGGAACTCGGGTTACAAGACTTGAAAATGAAACCTCGAAATAAAAATTCCGTCAGTAGAAACAGCAGTTGTAATAGCAGTAACAGCAGTTCAAGCACCAAGCTCGTTAACAATGGCAGCTCCACAGCCGAAGTTTCGAAGAACCAGCAAGAATCAAACAAAGGGTTAGTAGAAAAACGAATGGGGTTGTTCAGTGGGTGTACATGTTCAGTTAATGCAGTTGAAACAGTTCCAttgaacaacaacaacaacatcaAGAACAGTGACAAAGACAAAACAACATCGCATGCTGCTGCCGCCATTGAagataaaaagaagaaaaaacaagcTTTGTCTCGTCATCGAACATTTGAATGGATAAAGGAACTTTCACATGCAACAAGTTATGTTGATGAagcttaa
- the LOC108468175 gene encoding uncharacterized protein LOC108468175: MSLLSGLHFYRKIPCFSIQLNRYSYSLCSSLLLNPNSRTQWFSTGTGSSTQTEFPGENAYDILGVAETSSFAEIKASFRKLAKETHPDLADSKNDSSASSNSFVRILAAYEILSDSEKRAHYDNYLLSQRMVMQKHSRQGSTLYTYTSHMTSNKQMEVVEWLKWYRLTINDIVSQRKAVVGTGYFDVLEADFYSAIQTAYYGPLIESMDLLPDRFEAEERSVYETTEVLHLVSGRDLFGMVCLVDRVPELSFNYKEKLTSSMSSTSMMSQSTQNSRICMNDERDIHGGNSRIRVTDIKNHLADAYRDLELHVSGRVVAVATRIPPKSCSGETQNEDVEDCIKVFLTSDDDSMPSSQGLDRKVGSRVLLGTITGLGTSPEEGSCFVYNSNGSKTHVIMKHRTLLVKHMHWYRAAEEVSVCECRCSRARLPPSKFWLFEPRCGMHDIGGWYIETFGRDKKGRTVPSQRYWDGFDTTEQFEERLHPAMYLLALAYRTLDIEDAKIRKQTIWKFVEGKLFSILSLYKKFV, from the exons ATGTCTTTATTATCTGGATTACACTTTTATCGGAAAATTCCTTGTTTTTCAATTCAATTAAATCGTTATAGCTATTCTTTATGCTCCTCTCTGTTGTTGAATCCGAATTCCAGAACTCAGTGGTTCAGCACCGGAACTGGCTCGTCGACTCAGACCGAGTTCCCTGGAGAGAACGCATACGATATCTTAGGTGTTGCTGAGACCAGTTCGTTCGCTGAAATCAAAGCTTCGTTTCGCAAGTTGGCGAAAGAAACTCATCCGGACCTTGCTGATTCCAAGAACGATTCATCTGCGTCTTCGAACAGTTTCGTTCGGATCCTCGCTGCTTACGAG ATTCTTTCAGATTCGGAGAAGAGGGCACATTATGACAACTATTTGCTATCTCAGAGAATGGTTATGCAGAAACATTCTAGACAAGGTTCGACGTTGTACACATACACATCCCATATGACAAGTAATAAGCAGATGGAAGTTGTTGAATGGTTAAAGTGGTATAGATTAACTATTAATGATATAGTGTCTCAAAGGAAAGCCGTTGTTGGAACTGGCTATTTTGATGTTCTTGAAGCAGATTTTTATTCTGCGATACAAACAGCATATTACGGTCCTCTAATTGAATCCATGGATCTTCTTCCTGATCGATTTGAAGCTGAAGAAAGGTCTGTGTATGAAACTACAGAGGTGCTGCACTTGGTTTCAGGGCGGGATCTTTTTGGGATGGTTTGCTTGGTTGATAGGGTTCCTGAGTTATCTTTTAACTATAAGGAGAAACTGACTTCTTCTATGTCTTCAACTTCAATGATGTCTCAGTCTACCCAAAATTCTAGAATTTGCATGAATGACGAACGAGACATTCATGGTGGAAACTCTCGGATTCGAGTAACTGATATTAAAAACCATTTGGCAGATGCATATCGAGACTTGGAGTTGCATGTATCTGGAAGGGTAGTAGCTGTGGCCACCAGAATCCCTCCTAAAAGCTGTTCTGGTGAAACACAAAATGAGGATGTTGAAGACTGCATAAAAGTTTTTCTTACTTCAGATGATGATTCCATGCCTTCAAGCCAAGGATTGGATCGTAAAGTTGGATCCCGAGTCCTGCTGGGAACAATAACTGGACTTGGAACCAGCCCAGAAGAGGGATCGTGTTTTGTTTACAACAGCAATGGTTCAAAAACCCATGTGATTATGAAACATAGGACCTTGCTG GTGAAGCATATGCACTGGTATCGGGCAGCAGAGGAAGTTTCTGTTTGTGAGTGTAGATGTAGCAGAGCTCGATTACCACCAAGCAA ATTTTGGTTGTTTGAACCGCGTTGTGGAATGCATGACATTGGTGGTTGGTACATCGAAACTTTTGGCAGAGATAAGAAAGGCAGGACAGTCCCGTCCCAAAGATATTGGGATGGGTTTGATACAACTGAACAATTTGAGGA GAGACTGCATCCAGCTATGTATTTGCTCGCCCTTGCATATAGGACACTTGATATTGAAGATGCAAAGATAAGGAAGCAAACCATCTGGAAATTTGTTGAAGGAAAGCTATTTAGTATCCTCAGTTTGTACAAGAAGTTTGTTTAG
- the LOC108469074 gene encoding uncharacterized protein At2g23090 has product MGGGNAQKSKMAREKNIEKAKNAAKGSQLETNKKAMTIQCKVCMQTFICTTSEVKCREHAEAKHPKSDVYACFPHLKK; this is encoded by the exons ATGGGAGGAGGCAATGCCCAAAAATCCAAGATGGCTCGTGAAAAGAATATCGAGAAGGCTAAAAACGCAGCTAAAG GCAGCCAGCTGGAAACAAACAAGAAAGCTATGACGATTCAG TGCAAGGTATGTATGCAAACTTTTATATGCACAACATCAGAGGTAAAATGCAGGGAACACGCAGAAGCAAAGCATCCGAAATCCGATGTGTACGCTTGCTTCCCTCATCTCAAGAAGTGA
- the LOC108469200 gene encoding uncharacterized protein LOC108469200 — protein sequence MEKLLRPYDKEFMRMAMLKHEETFKEQVYELHRLYRIQKTLMKSIGTSRAAINGSFHHGNIISRTRFDLEHPADADADDDDDAEFIDESEIELTLGPTKYMSRKKHGTTSDSGPNSFSSSSTESASHMNNNNSRPSTSSMAKIQRDEFIGRELRLLQVTDTTMGYQNGSKNNVVELEKQFRQERLKHPWFFQVASMNMT from the exons ATGGAGAAGCTTCTTAGGCCGTACGATAAGGAATTTATGAGGATGGCAATGTTAAAACATGAAGAAACTTTCAAAGAACAG GTATATGAGCTTCATCGTCTATATAGAATCCAAAAGACGTTGATGAAAAGCATTGGAACCAGTAGAGCCGCCATTAATGGAAGCTTTCACCATGGGAATATCATTTCAAGAACCAGATTTGATTTAGAGCATCCAGCTGATGCTGatgctgatgatgatgatgatgcagagtTTATAGATGAAAGTGAGATTGAACTGACTTTAGGACCAACAAAGTACATGTCGAGGAAGAAACATGGGACTACTTCGGATTCAGGACCGAACAgcttctcatcttcttcaactgAATCAGCTTCTCATATGAACAACAACAATAGCAGGCCAAGTACTTCTTCCATGGCGAAAATCCAACGAGATGAATTCATTGGTCGTGAACTGAGACTCTTACAGGTTACTGATACAACAATGGGGTATCAAAATGGGAGTAAAAACAATGTTGTTGAACTTGAAAAACAATTTAGACAAGAGAGATTAAAACATCCTTGGTTTTTTCAAGTTGCAAGTATGAATATGACttga
- the LOC108467615 gene encoding peroxidase 73-like, with translation MAHFITFLLVLSLSLTFSLLPETASAQLRQNYYAKTCPNAESIVRNAVTKKFRQTFVTVPATIRLFFHDCFVQGCDASVIIQSTGSNKAEKDHPDNLSLAGDGFDTVIKAKQAVDAVPSCRNKVSCADILAMATRDVIALSGGPSYAVELGRLDGLRSTAASVNGKLPHPDFNLNQLNSMFAAHGLTQTDMIALSAAHTVGFSHCSKFSNRIYNFSRQSAVDPTLNRAYATQLQQMCPKNVDPRIAINMDPNTPRAFDNVYYKNLQQGKGLFTSDQVLFTDRRSKPVVDAWAANSNTFNSAFITAITKLGRVGVKTGRNGNIRRNCDAFN, from the exons ATGGCTCACTTCATTACTTTTCTACTCGTACTGTCACTTTCTCTTACCTTCTCCTTGCTCCCTGAAACAGCTTCAGCTCAACTAAGACAAAATTACTACGCTAAAACCTGTCCCAATGCAGAATCCATTGTAAGAAACGCCGTTACTAAGAAATTCAGACAAACTTTTGTCACTGTCCCTGCAACTATCCGCCTCTTCTTCCATGATTGCTTTGTCCAG GGTTGTGATGCTTCAGTAATTATTCAATCCACCGGCAGCAACAAAGCCGAAAAGGACCACCCCGACAACTTGTCGTTAGCCGGTGACGGTTTCGACACCGTCATCAAGGCGAAACAAGCGGTCGATGCGGTTCCGAGTTGTAGAAACAAGGTTTCATGTGCTGATATTTTGGCAATGGCGACTCGTGATGTTATTGCTCTG TCAGGTGGACCATCTTATGCAGTTGAATTGGGGAGGTTGGATGGGTTAAGGTCCACAGCAGCTAGTGTCAATGGCAAGCTGCCTCATCCAGATTTCAACTTGAACCAGCTCAACTCTATGTTTGCAGCACATGGACTCACCCAAACTGACATGATTGCTCTTTCGG CTGCACACACCGTTGGATTCTCTCATTGCAGCAAGTTTTCAAACCGGATATACAATTTCAGCCGTCAAAGTGCAGTAGACCCGACATTGAACCGAGCATATGCGACCCAACTACAACAAATGTGTCCTAAAAATGTTGATCCCAGAATAGCCATTAACATGGACCCTAACACACCACGTGCATTCGACAATGTTTACTACAAGAACTTGCAACAAGGCAAGGGATTGTTCACTTCCGACCAGGTTTTGTTCACCGACAGGAGATCGAAACCAGTCGTAGACGCTTGGGCGGCTAATTCGAATACATTTAACTCCGCTTTCATCACCGCCATTACTAAGCTCGGCCGTGTCGGTGTTAAGACGGGGAGGAATGGGAATATTAGGAGAAACTGT